The following are from one region of the Paenibacillus bovis genome:
- a CDS encoding NEAT domain-containing protein, whose protein sequence is MNIAMNRSTKWNFKNTLLAVVLTALLAMIVLPVSAAHAALANGTYSVDYKVLADGSTSTSRLDSYVVKPATVTVANGVTKARITITSSNLITAFKVEQNGQLVDATVVSTNTANNTRVVEFPVSNLDATVNAYAEIKIPVINYTGKYNVDLKFDSSNAE, encoded by the coding sequence ATGAATATTGCGATGAACCGTTCGACCAAATGGAACTTTAAAAATACCCTGCTGGCTGTTGTGCTGACAGCGCTGCTGGCCATGATTGTACTGCCTGTAAGTGCAGCTCACGCAGCGCTGGCCAACGGCACGTATTCCGTAGATTACAAAGTACTTGCCGATGGATCGACCAGTACATCCCGCCTGGACAGCTATGTGGTGAAGCCGGCAACCGTAACTGTAGCAAATGGTGTAACCAAAGCGCGCATCACAATCACCAGCAGCAATCTGATCACAGCGTTCAAAGTGGAACAAAATGGTCAACTGGTTGACGCTACTGTAGTTAGCACCAACACAGCGAACAACACCCGTGTTGTGGAGTTCCCGGTATCCAATCTGGATGCAACAGTAAACGCTTATGCCGAGATCAAAATTCCGGTAATCAATTACACAGGCAAATACAATGTAGACCTGAAATTTGACTCTTCCAACGCGGAGTAA
- a CDS encoding ABC transporter ATP-binding protein — protein sequence MDIKEITFSYDRKVDRLHQVNAEIQPGRITTIIGPNGCGKSTLLNVMSSNAVPRQGQIILDGQDIRQYRPRELARKLAVVHQQNEAPADLTVEQLVRFGRLPYKTLLSSRREEDDQAVEWALKCTNLEERRYRTLDQLSGGEQQRVWIAMALAQRTPVLFLDEPTTYLDMYYQLEIMELIERLNREHGLTIVMVLHDINQAIRYSHHLIAMKEGRIVMSGEPKQIVTAELIRSVYDVHVAVRQDEEAGLYVIPVSVRQQTPIEAG from the coding sequence ATGGACATTAAAGAAATCACCTTTTCCTATGATCGCAAAGTCGATCGTCTGCATCAGGTGAACGCGGAGATTCAGCCCGGCAGGATTACGACGATTATCGGTCCCAATGGCTGCGGCAAGTCGACTCTGCTGAATGTCATGTCCAGTAATGCAGTCCCTCGGCAGGGACAGATTATTCTGGATGGCCAAGACATCCGTCAGTACCGTCCCCGTGAACTTGCACGCAAGCTGGCTGTAGTACATCAGCAAAATGAAGCACCGGCTGATCTGACCGTGGAACAATTGGTTCGTTTTGGCCGCTTGCCGTACAAGACGCTGCTGTCCAGCCGCCGGGAAGAAGATGATCAGGCGGTAGAGTGGGCGCTGAAGTGTACTAATCTGGAAGAGCGGCGCTATCGTACACTGGATCAGTTGTCTGGCGGTGAACAGCAGCGGGTATGGATAGCTATGGCGCTGGCACAGCGTACACCGGTACTGTTTCTCGACGAGCCGACGACGTATCTGGATATGTACTATCAGCTGGAGATTATGGAGCTGATTGAGCGGCTGAATCGTGAGCATGGACTGACGATTGTGATGGTGCTGCATGATATCAATCAGGCGATTCGGTACAGTCATCATCTGATAGCCATGAAAGAAGGCCGGATTGTGATGAGCGGAGAGCCAAAACAGATTGTGACCGCCGAGCTAATCCGTTCTGTCTATGATGTGCATGTAGCCGTCCGGCAGGATGAAGAAGCGGGATTGTATGTGATTCCTGTCAGTGTACGTCAGCAGACACCCATAGAAGCTGGATAG
- a CDS encoding FecCD family ABC transporter permease, translating into MISNIPKPSLSAAADVAGQHPVADYPRQHHRRLCSFVAIGLLLIGVVLFSAMTGSLKVGAVQLIQGLWSGTDAQVNVVRDLRLPRIIVALIAGAALAVAGVLLQAVMKNPLADSGVIGISSGAALISLIAVTVFPALYFWMPAFSFLGGALAWAMVYGFSWKSGLNPVRLILIGVAVNAIFSGLGQSFNYRGSYAVTSINQVTTSTLSMKKWVDVEVILWYGGIGLILALLVGTWCNYLSLQEKTARNLGLHVTRARLIISVIAVILASSATAIAGVIVFIGLLIPHIARQLVGSDHRWLIPFCALSGGLLLLVADTLGRTLLAPQEIPASIIMAIIGGPFLIFLIRRSDRIHGH; encoded by the coding sequence ATGATATCCAATATTCCCAAGCCGTCATTGTCTGCTGCAGCAGATGTTGCCGGGCAGCATCCTGTAGCAGATTATCCCCGCCAGCACCATAGACGGTTGTGTAGCTTTGTCGCTATCGGTCTGCTGCTAATCGGCGTGGTGCTGTTCTCGGCGATGACCGGCAGTCTCAAAGTAGGCGCAGTGCAGCTGATTCAGGGACTCTGGTCCGGCACCGATGCACAGGTAAATGTAGTGCGTGATCTACGCTTGCCGCGCATTATCGTGGCATTGATAGCAGGAGCAGCACTCGCTGTAGCCGGTGTGCTATTGCAGGCGGTGATGAAGAATCCGTTGGCGGATTCGGGGGTGATCGGCATTTCTTCGGGTGCTGCACTTATTTCGCTGATAGCTGTTACTGTATTTCCGGCACTTTATTTCTGGATGCCAGCCTTTTCTTTTCTCGGCGGCGCGCTCGCGTGGGCGATGGTGTACGGGTTCTCCTGGAAATCCGGACTTAATCCGGTACGGCTCATCCTGATCGGTGTAGCCGTGAACGCGATTTTCTCAGGACTCGGGCAATCGTTCAATTACCGCGGCAGCTATGCGGTGACCAGCATCAACCAGGTCACCACATCGACCCTGTCGATGAAAAAGTGGGTCGATGTCGAGGTGATACTCTGGTATGGCGGGATTGGACTCATACTGGCGCTGCTCGTTGGCACCTGGTGCAATTATTTGTCCTTGCAAGAGAAAACTGCCCGTAATCTGGGTCTTCATGTCACACGGGCGAGGCTGATAATCTCGGTTATCGCAGTTATACTTGCTTCCAGTGCGACAGCGATTGCCGGTGTGATCGTATTTATCGGTCTGCTGATTCCGCATATTGCACGTCAGCTGGTCGGTTCGGATCATCGCTGGCTGATTCCATTTTGTGCATTGTCCGGAGGACTGCTGCTGCTGGTAGCCGATACACTGGGACGTACGCTGCTCGCTCCGCAGGAAATTCCCGCTTCTATTATTATGGCTATTATCGGGGGCCCTTTCTTGATTTTCCTGATCCGAAGGAGTGATCGTATCCATGGACATTAA
- a CDS encoding ABC-F family ATP-binding cassette domain-containing protein codes for MISTSGVTLRYGKRALFEDVNIKFTPGNCYGLIGANGAGKSTFLKILSGEVEQNEGEVHITPGERMAILKQNQSEYDEFQVLETVIMGHKRLYDIMKEKDALYAKENFSDEDGMRAGELEAEFAEMNGWEAEAEAAEMLNGLGIDNEMQYKMMKELNGNEKVRVLLAQALFGHPNILLLDEPTNHLDIESIHWLENFLASYDGTVIVVSHDRHFLNTVCTHIADIDFGKIQMYVGNYDFWYESSQLALQLSREQNKKKEDKVKELQAFIQRFSANKSKSKQATSRKKMLDKITLDDIRPSNRKYPFINFKGEREAGKQLLLIDGLSKTIDGEKVINNLTLTVNKGDKIALVGPNGNVKTALFQILMGEVEPDEGTYQWGVTTSQAYFPNDNSAYFDGVDETLVDWLRRYSKDPDESFLRGFLGRMLFSGDEALKKASVLSGGEKVRCMLSRMMLMGGNVLLLDEPTNHLDLESITALNNGLTDFDGTIIFTSHDHQFVQTIANRIIEITPNGIIDRMMSYDEYLESKEIQEMREKMYPVQV; via the coding sequence ATGATAAGTACTTCAGGTGTCACGCTGCGTTACGGTAAGCGCGCCCTTTTTGAAGATGTAAATATTAAATTCACGCCAGGTAACTGCTACGGTCTGATCGGTGCGAACGGTGCCGGTAAATCCACATTCCTCAAAATTCTGTCCGGTGAAGTAGAACAGAACGAAGGGGAAGTGCATATCACTCCGGGCGAGCGTATGGCGATCCTCAAACAGAACCAATCCGAATACGATGAGTTCCAGGTGCTGGAGACCGTAATTATGGGTCACAAACGCCTGTACGATATTATGAAAGAAAAAGATGCTCTTTATGCAAAAGAAAACTTCAGTGATGAAGACGGCATGCGTGCCGGCGAACTGGAAGCCGAATTTGCAGAAATGAACGGCTGGGAAGCGGAAGCCGAAGCTGCCGAGATGCTGAACGGTCTGGGCATCGACAACGAAATGCAGTATAAAATGATGAAGGAATTGAACGGTAACGAGAAAGTACGCGTCCTGCTCGCTCAGGCCCTGTTCGGTCACCCGAACATCCTGCTGCTGGATGAGCCTACCAACCATTTGGACATCGAATCTATTCACTGGCTGGAAAACTTCCTGGCTTCCTACGATGGCACTGTTATCGTAGTCAGTCACGACCGTCACTTCCTGAACACGGTATGTACGCATATCGCCGATATCGACTTTGGCAAAATCCAGATGTATGTAGGTAACTATGACTTCTGGTACGAGTCCAGCCAGCTGGCACTCCAACTGAGCCGTGAACAGAACAAGAAAAAAGAAGACAAGGTCAAAGAACTGCAAGCCTTTATCCAGCGCTTTAGCGCCAATAAATCCAAGTCCAAGCAGGCTACTTCCCGTAAGAAAATGCTGGACAAAATTACGCTGGATGATATTCGTCCATCCAACCGTAAATATCCGTTTATCAATTTCAAAGGCGAGCGCGAAGCAGGCAAACAGCTGCTGTTGATCGATGGTCTGAGCAAAACGATCGACGGCGAAAAAGTAATTAACAACCTGACGCTGACCGTCAACAAAGGCGATAAAATCGCTCTCGTGGGACCAAACGGTAACGTAAAAACTGCTTTGTTCCAGATCCTCATGGGCGAAGTGGAGCCGGATGAAGGAACGTACCAGTGGGGCGTAACTACTTCCCAGGCGTACTTCCCGAATGATAACTCCGCTTACTTTGATGGAGTAGACGAGACGCTGGTTGACTGGCTGCGTCGTTATTCCAAAGATCCGGATGAATCTTTCCTGCGCGGTTTCCTCGGCCGGATGCTGTTCTCCGGTGACGAAGCACTCAAAAAAGCAAGCGTACTGTCCGGGGGCGAGAAAGTTCGCTGCATGCTGTCCCGCATGATGTTGATGGGCGGTAACGTTCTGCTGCTGGATGAGCCTACCAACCACTTGGATCTCGAATCCATTACAGCACTGAATAATGGTCTGACTGATTTTGACGGGACTATCATCTTCACTTCCCATGACCATCAGTTCGTACAGACTATCGCCAACCGCATCATCGAGATTACGCCAAATGGCATTATCGATCGTATGATGAGCTATGACGAATACCTGGAAAGCAAAGAAATCCAGGAAATGCGCGAAAAAATGTATCCGGTACAAGTGTAA
- a CDS encoding MBL fold metallo-hydrolase yields the protein MPKIRYDNIDNVSIDKTLKQFKQWREDRRKKATRDRSYVVPHKEPEMDYLHANREDASITWIGHSTFFLQYEGLNIVTDPVWAQRLAFQRRIGQPGIPIEDVPPIDIILISHSHYDHMHINSIRKLYRSSTTVIVPAGLKAKMVRKGFHRCHEMHWWETFKVGDVNITFVPTQHWSRRTLLDTNTSHWGGYVLEPVHHPVLPQEPHHIWNTEQDPTEPKPDVPAVTGDSEADGYIHEPLPPTIYFAGDSGYFPGFSEIGRRHKIHVALMPIGAYEPEWFLSSQHTTPEEALRAFCDVGAETMIPMHYGTFKLADDTAKEALDRLEAERQRLKIDSERIRVLGYGETLIVHGNADEEADSEDEENVI from the coding sequence ATGCCGAAGATTCGTTACGATAATATAGACAACGTCAGTATCGACAAGACACTCAAACAGTTCAAGCAATGGCGCGAAGATCGCCGCAAAAAAGCAACCAGGGATCGTTCTTATGTTGTCCCTCACAAAGAGCCGGAAATGGATTATTTGCATGCCAATCGGGAAGATGCTTCGATTACCTGGATTGGGCATTCCACCTTTTTCCTGCAATATGAAGGGTTGAATATTGTGACCGATCCGGTATGGGCACAGCGGCTGGCTTTTCAGCGTCGGATCGGTCAACCGGGAATTCCGATCGAAGATGTGCCGCCGATCGATATTATTCTGATTTCCCATTCGCATTATGATCACATGCATATCAATTCCATTCGCAAGCTGTATCGCAGCTCTACTACTGTTATTGTTCCGGCAGGACTGAAAGCCAAAATGGTTCGCAAAGGCTTTCATCGCTGTCATGAAATGCACTGGTGGGAGACATTCAAAGTAGGCGATGTGAATATTACTTTTGTACCGACCCAGCACTGGAGCCGCCGTACATTGCTGGATACGAATACGTCACACTGGGGTGGCTATGTTCTGGAGCCGGTGCATCATCCGGTGCTGCCGCAGGAACCCCATCATATCTGGAATACCGAACAGGACCCAACCGAGCCCAAGCCGGATGTTCCAGCCGTCACCGGCGATAGCGAAGCAGACGGATACATTCATGAGCCGCTGCCGCCTACGATTTATTTTGCCGGTGATAGTGGTTATTTCCCCGGATTCAGCGAGATTGGTCGCCGTCACAAGATTCATGTGGCGCTGATGCCGATCGGTGCATACGAACCTGAATGGTTCCTCAGTTCTCAGCATACGACGCCCGAGGAAGCTTTGCGCGCCTTTTGCGATGTCGGTGCCGAGACGATGATCCCTATGCATTACGGAACTTTCAAGCTAGCTGATGATACTGCCAAAGAGGCACTTGATCGCCTGGAAGCCGAGCGCCAGCGCCTGAAAATCGATTCGGAGCGTATCCGTGTACTTGGTTATGGCGAGACGCTGATCGTTCATGGTAATGCCGATGAAGAAGCAGACAGCGAAGACGAAGAAAATGTAATCTGA
- the isdE gene encoding heme ABC transporter substrate-binding protein IsdE → MFILSGCSSSAGTMTTSAAPQANADAQDPARIVATTVAITEIANALELDLVGKPTSSKSLPDRYASVPDVGNPMSPDMEKVLSLQPTDILSVTTLKYDLEPKFKDMSVNAEFLNLESLGNMEKEIRKLGERFDRTKQADQVITKLQDKVKHIQQQVKGKSSPKVLILLGVPGSYLVATENSYIGDLVRIAGGTNVVQGESVEYLASNTEYLQQSNPDIILRAAHGMPEEVVKMFDEEFKTNDIWKHFNAVQKGHVYDLPEPLFGTTASLNADAALDELVKMLYPAI, encoded by the coding sequence ATATTCATATTGTCCGGCTGTTCTTCGTCGGCAGGTACCATGACCACATCTGCAGCGCCGCAGGCGAATGCAGATGCCCAAGATCCGGCACGTATCGTTGCGACTACAGTCGCTATTACCGAGATTGCGAATGCGCTGGAACTGGATCTGGTTGGCAAACCGACCAGCAGCAAAAGCCTGCCAGATCGTTATGCCAGTGTACCGGACGTTGGTAATCCGATGAGCCCGGATATGGAAAAAGTACTGTCTTTGCAGCCAACCGACATTTTATCGGTCACTACGCTCAAGTATGATCTGGAACCGAAGTTCAAGGATATGAGCGTCAATGCCGAATTTCTGAATCTGGAAAGTCTCGGCAATATGGAAAAGGAAATCCGCAAGCTGGGCGAACGTTTTGACCGCACCAAGCAAGCCGATCAGGTTATCACTAAGCTGCAGGATAAAGTAAAACACATCCAGCAGCAGGTAAAAGGCAAGTCTTCCCCCAAAGTACTGATTCTGCTAGGTGTACCAGGCAGCTATCTGGTAGCTACCGAGAATTCATATATCGGGGATCTGGTTCGTATTGCCGGAGGTACCAATGTGGTGCAGGGAGAGAGTGTAGAATATCTGGCATCCAATACCGAGTATTTGCAGCAGTCCAATCCGGATATTATTTTGCGGGCTGCTCATGGTATGCCGGAAGAAGTAGTAAAAATGTTTGATGAAGAATTCAAAACAAATGATATTTGGAAGCATTTTAACGCGGTGCAAAAAGGACATGTATATGATCTGCCGGAGCCGCTGTTTGGCACAACAGCTAGTCTGAATGCCGATGCTGCACTGGATGAGCTGGTAAAAATGCTTTATCCGGCAATCTGA
- a CDS encoding NEAT domain-containing protein produces MNMTMNRMEKGTWLKALMIAMIVALIGALLAPGASKAEAAIADGTYLIDYTVYANGTNNASYMDNSEYSKKPATLIVSGGKATVKVTLNHKDWIKSFKTQQNGTYVAAASTTSGDTVTYTFPVSNLSNKVNAQIRVVVPADVAGQPYDHTYTVQYLFDQDSI; encoded by the coding sequence ATGAATATGACAATGAACCGTATGGAAAAAGGAACATGGCTCAAAGCTCTGATGATCGCAATGATCGTAGCATTGATTGGCGCTCTGCTGGCACCGGGAGCATCCAAAGCGGAGGCAGCTATAGCGGATGGCACGTATCTGATCGATTATACTGTCTATGCCAATGGCACGAACAATGCGTCTTATATGGATAACTCCGAATATTCCAAAAAACCGGCTACCCTGATCGTATCCGGCGGCAAAGCCACAGTAAAAGTCACACTGAACCACAAAGACTGGATCAAATCGTTTAAAACACAACAAAATGGCACTTATGTAGCTGCTGCGTCGACAACAAGTGGTGACACGGTAACCTATACGTTCCCGGTGAGCAACCTGTCAAACAAAGTAAATGCCCAGATTCGTGTAGTCGTTCCTGCAGATGTAGCAGGTCAACCATATGACCATACGTACACTGTGCAGTATTTGTTTGATCAAGACAGTATCTAA
- a CDS encoding NEAT domain-containing protein: MITCIVFVMLFSIVSPALPLAFAEEKGGSEASSVSTDTYDDSSSGTVSENTYAPIGAPIHVPSQDPMSLFNYSTATTATYNTYADGQYTIGYKVVRTTDTSREVTAFRESYGNADRPGRIIAQNGHYTFSFRGINAASFTDITATQSNQTSIAVYTQETQAATNHSAAKNYTRVHFDVYDLNSPITLNYKFNDVAGSGYLILDTSTLTKDNTGETPSNPVDPELVEPATGTRQTLNYTVLKDGTSETSMMDSYMQKPATLVTTADNKRYIQLGINSSSTVTGLQTDVKGSYVDAGIIAKDTANNTRTVQFPADALTTSNSKVSGKVHVTIPALNYDNWYTVQFQFDNSSLIEETVSDINYTVLKNGTEETSIMDGYMNKPAQLVTKGDQQYIRLTVNSSNLITSLQTRQNGTYTEVDTLSEDHSQNMRVVQFPIDDVSQKVDAYTHIVIPGIGYDNWYYVQFKFGSGVQAPLYKNGDYTLNYSVLHATKDQPSSMANYFTAPATFTAKDGRYDVSFTVKSSSIVTSLKTEVDGKLVESTTISQDAANNTRQIRFQVANLDDILKAQVHVKATPTYEADYAIRLKFDASSLSPVTTAPSTGTIADGQYDVNFNVYKNGTNETSVMDGYTAKPAQLIADAGKYKIRLTLKNSSWIPSFQTKVAGKLQEAPTVSTGNDTRVVEFALENPVQKVEAYTHVVIPALNYNNWYTVQLQFDTSGLLPDTTTPEVPTPENPVPEVPTPQQPTTPDGMADGTYSASLTAYKYGTKDTSVMDGYLGKPATVIKKGGKYVVQVLLKNSSWIKTFKVGGQEAEVISTSGDTRIVQFTVADLPRKVKVNTHVIVPDLVIGGMDYDHTYDVDLQVGSLTSYEAPILSTTTTAVPLDFAKLAAGTYKLPFSIVMPGIASGTSTPLERFMPSDQPVQLTVENDSRYVTLTLSNGNRIKTLRVSSSDGYKDAEVISSDEAKNTKTVKFSVSDYTKNVPAQLVTNGGVSIASTSADSSNDTVYDFEFKFDTSAVTADSKATNASSDKGNNNIADGDYTATYRILKNGTDTDSVLTPYLDRTARLTAKNGKVYATVHIMDNEAVPVFMTDHAGKYTAPQIVAQSQDGKSRTITFEVPNLDSKLSIFAQAHLPSRYIHNEKMGGQLLFDRSTLQSASDSKQSVPTVAPTSPSATAGAVPVGEITTGSNHSDNNANSADNTNKANSTATQTPTAQVAAQQYSIGVKVYKDKSNELSVMNDYIKPTATLVEENGQMYAELTLNNSSWMPVLQVQQDGVLQNVQKVSSTDKGSVVRFKVDNLSGKINAYTHVVVPGLIIGGVPYDHWYNVQLKFDESTKKAKKE, translated from the coding sequence TTGATTACATGTATTGTTTTTGTGATGTTGTTCTCCATCGTTTCACCGGCACTGCCTTTGGCCTTCGCAGAGGAGAAGGGCGGCAGTGAAGCGAGCAGCGTAAGTACAGATACCTACGATGATTCTTCATCCGGTACGGTAAGCGAGAATACGTATGCACCGATTGGCGCACCGATCCACGTTCCTTCGCAGGACCCGATGAGCCTGTTTAATTATTCGACCGCTACTACGGCTACTTACAATACGTATGCAGACGGACAGTACACGATCGGTTACAAAGTCGTTCGTACCACAGATACGAGCAGAGAAGTGACTGCTTTCCGTGAAAGCTACGGCAATGCCGATCGTCCCGGTCGTATTATTGCCCAAAATGGTCACTACACATTCAGTTTCCGCGGTATCAATGCAGCAAGCTTTACCGACATCACCGCGACTCAAAGCAATCAGACCAGCATAGCGGTCTATACGCAGGAGACGCAGGCTGCAACCAATCATTCGGCAGCCAAGAACTACACGAGAGTCCATTTTGACGTCTATGATCTGAACAGTCCAATCACTCTGAATTACAAGTTCAATGATGTGGCAGGTTCGGGTTATTTGATACTGGATACATCGACCCTGACCAAAGACAACACGGGAGAAACGCCGTCCAATCCGGTAGACCCCGAGCTGGTTGAACCTGCAACAGGTACCCGGCAAACCCTGAACTACACCGTTCTCAAAGATGGCACAAGCGAGACATCCATGATGGACAGTTACATGCAAAAACCGGCTACCCTGGTGACGACAGCGGACAATAAACGCTATATCCAGCTGGGGATCAACAGCAGCAGCACGGTGACCGGGCTTCAGACCGATGTAAAGGGCTCGTATGTCGATGCAGGCATTATTGCTAAAGATACAGCCAACAATACACGTACGGTACAATTCCCTGCCGATGCTTTGACAACGAGCAATTCCAAAGTATCCGGCAAGGTACATGTTACGATTCCAGCTCTTAATTATGACAACTGGTATACCGTACAATTCCAATTCGACAACAGCAGTCTGATCGAAGAAACCGTATCAGATATTAACTATACCGTACTCAAAAATGGGACCGAAGAAACCTCCATCATGGATGGTTATATGAATAAGCCGGCCCAGCTGGTAACCAAAGGCGATCAACAGTATATCCGCCTGACCGTCAATAGCAGCAATCTGATCACGTCCCTGCAAACCAGACAAAATGGGACTTATACCGAAGTAGACACCCTTTCGGAAGATCATTCCCAAAATATGCGTGTTGTTCAATTCCCGATTGATGACGTATCACAAAAAGTAGATGCCTATACACATATCGTTATTCCCGGCATCGGGTACGACAACTGGTACTATGTACAGTTCAAGTTTGGCAGTGGCGTACAGGCGCCGCTCTACAAAAATGGCGATTACACGCTGAATTATAGTGTTCTGCATGCCACCAAAGACCAGCCTTCTTCGATGGCCAATTACTTTACCGCACCTGCTACATTTACAGCCAAAGACGGCCGGTATGATGTATCTTTTACCGTGAAAAGCAGCAGTATCGTAACCAGCCTGAAAACCGAGGTGGATGGCAAGCTCGTCGAATCGACAACGATTAGTCAGGATGCCGCCAATAATACACGTCAGATTCGATTCCAGGTAGCCAATCTGGACGATATTCTCAAAGCGCAGGTACATGTCAAAGCAACACCGACATACGAAGCGGATTACGCGATTCGTCTGAAATTCGATGCTTCCAGCTTGAGCCCGGTAACAACGGCGCCAAGTACAGGCACGATTGCAGACGGACAATATGATGTGAATTTTAACGTGTACAAAAATGGTACGAATGAAACTTCTGTTATGGATGGTTATACAGCCAAGCCGGCACAATTGATTGCCGATGCCGGCAAGTATAAAATTCGCCTGACACTGAAAAACAGTTCCTGGATTCCTTCTTTCCAAACCAAGGTGGCAGGCAAGCTTCAAGAAGCACCAACGGTGTCGACAGGCAATGATACGCGCGTTGTTGAGTTCGCGCTGGAAAATCCGGTACAAAAAGTGGAAGCCTATACCCATGTAGTAATACCGGCTCTAAATTATAACAACTGGTATACGGTCCAACTGCAATTTGATACTTCGGGGTTACTGCCGGATACGACCACTCCGGAGGTTCCGACGCCGGAGAATCCTGTACCGGAAGTTCCGACACCTCAGCAGCCTACCACACCAGACGGTATGGCTGACGGAACCTACAGTGCTTCCTTGACTGCCTACAAATACGGAACCAAGGACACATCCGTTATGGATGGCTATCTGGGCAAACCGGCAACCGTTATCAAAAAAGGCGGCAAATATGTGGTACAGGTACTGCTCAAAAACAGCAGCTGGATCAAAACGTTCAAAGTAGGCGGACAGGAAGCAGAAGTCATTTCCACTTCCGGTGATACCCGTATCGTACAGTTCACAGTGGCGGATCTGCCGCGCAAAGTAAAAGTAAACACCCATGTTATCGTTCCCGATCTGGTGATCGGTGGTATGGATTACGATCATACGTATGATGTAGATCTACAGGTAGGCTCGCTCACTTCGTATGAGGCACCAATATTATCCACGACAACAACTGCCGTTCCACTGGACTTTGCCAAGCTGGCAGCCGGCACGTACAAGCTGCCATTCAGCATCGTGATGCCGGGTATCGCTTCCGGTACATCCACTCCGCTGGAACGCTTTATGCCAAGCGATCAACCCGTTCAGCTGACTGTGGAGAATGACAGCCGCTATGTCACACTGACACTGAGCAACGGCAATAGGATCAAAACACTGCGTGTAAGCAGTAGTGATGGCTACAAAGATGCCGAAGTCATCAGCAGCGACGAAGCCAAAAATACCAAAACCGTCAAATTTAGCGTGTCCGATTACACCAAAAATGTACCGGCCCAGCTCGTAACGAACGGCGGTGTCAGCATCGCCAGCACATCAGCAGACAGCAGCAATGATACGGTATACGATTTTGAATTCAAATTTGATACAAGCGCTGTGACTGCAGACAGCAAAGCAACAAATGCAAGCAGCGATAAAGGCAATAACAATATTGCCGACGGTGATTACACCGCCACCTACCGTATTTTAAAAAATGGTACCGATACGGATTCTGTCCTGACACCGTATCTGGATCGAACCGCCCGATTGACCGCCAAAAACGGCAAAGTATATGCCACCGTGCATATTATGGACAACGAAGCAGTACCTGTGTTTATGACCGATCATGCAGGCAAATATACGGCACCGCAGATCGTTGCCCAATCACAGGATGGCAAATCCCGCACCATAACATTTGAAGTACCGAATCTGGACAGCAAACTCAGTATTTTCGCTCAAGCCCATCTGCCTTCCCGTTATATCCATAATGAGAAAATGGGTGGTCAGCTGCTTTTTGACCGTTCTACCCTGCAATCTGCAAGTGACAGCAAGCAATCAGTACCGACAGTCGCACCAACCAGCCCGTCCGCTACCGCCGGAGCAGTTCCGGTTGGAGAAATAACAACCGGCAGCAATCATTCGGACAATAACGCAAATAGTGCGGATAACACGAATAAAGCCAATAGCACAGCTACCCAAACGCCGACCGCACAGGTAGCAGCGCAGCAATACAGCATTGGCGTAAAAGTATACAAGGACAAAAGCAATGAGCTATCCGTGATGAACGACTATATCAAGCCTACAGCTACATTGGTAGAGGAAAACGGCCAGATGTACGCCGAGCTGACACTGAATAATAGCAGCTGGATGCCCGTTCTTCAGGTGCAGCAGGATGGGGTACTCCAGAACGTACAGAAGGTCTCTTCAACAGATAAAGGAAGCGTTGTACGCTTTAAGGTCGATAACCTGTCCGGCAAAATCAATGCCTATACCCATGTCGTTGTACCTGGCCTGATCATTGGCGGCGTACCGTATGACCACTGGTATAACGTACAGCTAAAATTCGATGAATCCACCAAAAAGGCCAAAAAAGAATAG